One window from the genome of Coturnix japonica isolate 7356 chromosome 21, Coturnix japonica 2.1, whole genome shotgun sequence encodes:
- the MIIP gene encoding migration and invasion-inhibitory protein: MESEHLRLRQANQELLQRLRMKQEEIRKSLPSKPLLPASLCNRATTEASVPLPKRGKENQVDRVSTKHDPATLTSVEPRACTARAALCSTLKHSSSDRGVQQQTKMQESVLQSSFPDKEKNLIPVSAVITSNGETCRVDGDSRAQGSVEEDSFFLGHGKNRRQTTLPHGPSENDELKSHLDPSANKVQSEETSKETTTPKSILLTSQSKELKNEAGPVTFQAEPEEYTVPVSSWSIRPFLGYDWIAGLLDTNSSVAEKSDQYFAELHEFRQANKEACISEQHMETEPLDYIITEQDLTASSHKCVYCYRLNERLFPVPMDSDSACPVCKVPRTHQPPETLEEPAYVRVSIPRSTLMPAYKYKAHSRKSFEPANSLALPSHCLVGWENTIPSSEPKVSSLDLRASLKEKPSHHSHPNLVSGVSGGTRTDQL, from the exons ATGGAGTCAGAGCACCTCAGGCTGCGTCAGGCCAACCAGGAACTTCTGCAGAGGCTCAGAATGAAGCAGGAAGAGATAAGAAAAAGTCTTCCCAGCAAGCCACTTCTTCCAGCATCTCTTTGTAACAGAGCAACTACTGAAGCATCTGTCCCCTTGCCCAAGAGAGGG aaggaaaatcaaGTTGATCGTGTGTCAACAAAGCACGATCCTGCAACGCTGACGTCTGTGGAACCCAGAGCTTGCACAGCCAGAGCAGCCCTCTGTTCAACactcaaacacagcagcagtgacagaggGGTGCAGCAACAAACAAAGATGCAGGAATCAGTTTTGCAATCCAGCTTTCctgataaagagaaaaatctcatcCCTGTGTCTGCAGTCATTACAAGTAATGGAGAAACTTGCAGAGTGGATGGGGATAGCCGTGCTCAAGGAAGTGTAGAGGAAGACTCCTTCTTTCTTGGACATGGGAAGAACAGAAGACAGACCACTCTTCCACATGGTCCCAGTGAGAACGATGAGCTTAAGAGTCATTTGGACCCATCAGCAAATAAAGTACAAAGCGAAGAGACCTCCAAGGAAACCACAACACCTAAATCAATCCTGCTGACATCTCAGTCCAAAGAATTGAAG aatgaAGCTGGTCCTGTGACTTTTCAAGCTGAACCTGAAGAATATACTGTGCCTGTGAGTAGCTGGTCCATACGTCCGTTCCTGGGCTATGACTGGATTGCAG GGCTGCTGGATACAAACTCTTCAGTAGCAGAAAAATCTGATCAGTATTTTGCTGAGCTGCATGAGTTTCGACAGGCCAACAAAGAAGCATGTATCTCTGAGCAGCACATGGA GACAGAGCCTCTGGACTACATCATTACTGAACAAGATTTGACAGCCAGTTCCCATAAAT GTGTTTACTGTTACCGATTAAACGAGCGCCTCTTTCCTGTCCCTATGGATTCAGATTCTGCCTGTCCTGTATGTAAGGTCCCACGTACTCACCAGCCCCCAGAGACACTGGAAGAGCCAGCCTATGTCAG GGTCAGCATTCCCAGGTCTACCCTTATGCCTGCCTACAAATACAAAGCTCACTCCAGGAAAAGCTTTGAACCAGCAAACAGTCTAGCATTACCTTCG CATTGCCTGGTTGGCTGGGAAAATACCATTCCTTCCAGTGAGCCAAAAGTCAGCAGCTTGGATCTGCGAGCTTCATTGAAAGAGAAACCTTCTCACCATTCTCACCCG AACTTGGTGTCCGGAGTGTCAGGAGGAACCAGAACTGACCAGCTCTAA
- the MFN2 gene encoding mitofusin-2, whose amino-acid sequence MSLLFTRSKSIVAVKKDKRHMAEVNASPLKHFVTAKKKINGIFEQLAAYINESSSFLEETHRNVELDPVTTEEQVLEVKGYLSKVSGISEVLARRHMKVAFFGRTSNGKSTVINAMLWDKVLPSGIGHTTNCFLRVEGTDGHEAFLLTEGSEEKKSVKTVNQLAHALHQDELLNAGSLVSVMWPNSKCSLLKDDLVLMDSPGIDVTTELDSWIDKFCLDADVFVLVANSESTLMQTEKQFFHKVNERLSRPNIFILNNRWDASASEPEYMEEVRRQHMERCTSFLVDELGVVDRAQAGDRIFFVSAKEVLNARIQKAQGMPEGGGALADGFQVRMFEFQNFERRFEECISQSAVKTKFEQHTVRAKQIAEDVRLIMDSVHVAAQEQRVYCLEMREERQERLGFIDKQLELLTQDYKRKIKQITEEVERQVSNAMAEEIRRLSVLVDEYQADFHPSQVVLKVYKNELHKHIEEGLGRNMSDRCSNAITASLQTMQQEMIDGLKPLLPLTLRGQIDMLIPRQCFTLSYDLNCDKLCADFQEDIEFHFSLGWTMLVNRFLGPKNGRRALMGYNDQIQRPLTPANPSLPPLPQGSMTQEELMVSMVTGLASLTSRTSMGIIVVGGVVWKAVGWRLIALSFGLYGLLYVYERLTWTTKAKERAFKRQFVEYAGEKLQLIVSYTGSNCSHQVQQELAGTFSQLCQQVDVTRENLEQEISAMNKKIEVLDSLQSKAKLLRNKAGWLDSELNMFTHQYLQQSR is encoded by the exons ATGTCCCTGTTGTTTACTCGTTCCAAGTCAATAGTTGCAGTGAAGAAGGATAAAAGACACATGGCTGAGGTCAATGCTTCTCCACTCAAACATTTTGtcactgcaaagaagaaaatcaatggCATCTTTGAGCAACTGGCCGCATACATCAATGAGAGCTCCTCATTCCTGGAGG aaACACACAGGAACGTGGAGCTTGATCCTGTCACCACAGAAGAGCAGGTATTGGAAGTCAAAGGCTACTTGTCAAAAGTCAGTGGCATTAGTGAAGTGCTGGCGAGGCGACACATGAAAGTGGCTTTTTTTGGAAG GACGAGCAATGGGAAAAGCACTGTGATAAATGCCATGCTATGGGACAAAGTCCTTCCTTCAGGAATTGGGCACACCACCAATTGTTTCCTGCGTGTAGAAGGGACTGATGGTCATGAAGCTTTCCTTCTTACTGAAGGCTCGGAGGAAAAGAAGAGTGTTAAG aCAGTAAACCAGCTGGCTCATGCCCTCCATCAAGATGAGCTTCTGAATGCTGGCAGCCTAGTAAGCGTAATGTGGCCCAATTCCAAATGTTCTCTCTTGAAGGATGACCTAGTGCTCATGGACAG CCCTGGCATTGATGTAACCACAGAGCTGGACAGTTGGATTGACAAGTTCTGTCTGGATGCTGATGTATTTGTTCTGGTGGCAAATTCCGAATCAACATTGATGCAAACT GAGAAACAGTTCTTTCACAAGGTGAACGAACGTCTGTCTCGACccaatatatttattttaaataaccgCTGGGATGCATCTGCCTCTGAACCAGAATACATGGAAGAG GTGCGTCGGCAGCACATGGAGCGCTGCACCAGTTTCCTGGTAGATGAGCTGGGTGTGGTGGATCGAGCGCAGGCAGGGGATCGAATCTTCTTTGTGTCAGCAAAAGAAGTGCTGAATGCCAGGATTCAGAAGGCTCAAGGGATGCCAGAAGGAG GTGGAGCACTGGCAGATGGTTTTCAAGTGAGAATGTTTGAGTTTCAAAACTTTGAGAGGAGATTTGAG GAATGTATCTCCCAgtcagcagtgaaaacaaaatttgagCAGCATACAGTGAGAGCAAAGCAGATCGCGGAGGATGTTCGTCTCATCATGGATTCTGTGCATGTTGCTGCCCAGGAACAGCG AGTTTACTGTCTGGAAATGCGAGAGGAACGACAGGAACGTTTAGGTTTTATTGACAAGCAGCTGGAGCTCCTCACTCAAGACTACAAGCGGAAAATCAAACAGATCACAGAAGAAGTGGAGAGGCAG GTATCAAACGCAATGGCAGAAGAAATCAGACGGCTTTCAGTGCTGGTAGATGAATACCAAGCAGATTTCCATCCATCTCAAGTCGTTCTTAAAGTTTACAAGAAT GAGCTCCATAAACACATTGAGGAAGGCCTGGGCCGTAACATGTCAGATCGTTGTTCCAATGCAATCACAGCTTCCCTGCAGACAATGCAGCAAGAAATGATAG ATGGTTTAAAACCACTGCTCCCACTCACACTGCGAGGCCAGATAGACATGTTAATTCCCCGGCAGTGCTTCACACTCAGCTATGATCTGAACTGTGATAAGCTTTGTGCTGACTTCCAAGAAGATATAGAATTCCATTTCTCTCTTGGATGGACGATGCTGGTGAACAGATTTTTGGGACCAAAGAATGGTCGTCGGGCCTTGATGGGCTATAATGACCAG ATTCAACGCCCTTTAACACCAGCAAATCCCAGTCTGCCTCCTTTGCCTCAGGGTTCTATGACCCAGGAAGAGCTCATGGTGTCGATGGTTACTGGACTGGCCTCATTAACTTCCCGGACTTCCATGGGGATCATCGTGGTTGGTGGCGTG GTTTGGAAGGCTGTGGGCTGGAGGCTGATTGCTCTCTCATTTGGCCTTTATGGGCTGCTTTATGTGTATGAACGCCTCACCTGGACCACAAAAGCGAAGGAGAGAGCTTTCAAACGGCAGTTTGTAGAGTATGCTGGAGAGAAACTGCAGCTTATTGTCAGCTATACAGGATCTAATTGCAGCCACCAAGTCCAACA AGAGCTCGCTGGAACATTTTCTCAATTATGTCAGCAAGTGGATGTTACACGGGAGAATCTTGAGCAGGAAATTTCTGCCATGAATAAGAAAATTGAAGTTTTGGAttcactgcagagcaaagcaaaattgCTGAG GAATAAGGCGGGTTGGCTTGATAGTGAACTTAACATGTTCACACATCAGtacctgcagcaaagcagatag
- the PLOD1 gene encoding procollagen-lysine,2-oxoglutarate 5-dioxygenase 1 isoform X2: MVPPAVLLPWVLLPLLGVQGGSGSKQEDNLLVLTVATKQTEGYRRFRRSAQFFNYKIQVLGLDEEWKGGDDKKPAGGGQKVRLLKSALKQHGDKEDLIILFTESYDVLFASGPTELLKKFKQAKSKVVFSAENYIYPDRKLEAKYPPVRDGKRFLGSGGFIGYAPNLKKLVEEWKGKDDDSDQLFYTKIFLDPEKRENINISLDHRSRIFQNLNGALDEVVLKFENARVRARNLLYDTLPVIIHGNGPTKLQLNYLGNYIPQIWTFETGCTVCDEGLRSLTGIKDEALPMILIGIFIEQPTPFLSQFFLRLLNLRYPKQRIQVFIHNHEQHHSMQVDSFVKEHSKEYLAMKVIGPDDEVENAEARNLGMDLCRKDPDCDYYFSLDAEVVLKNTETLRILIEQNKSVIAPLVSRHEKLWSNFWGALSPDGYYARSEDYVDVVQRRRVGLWNVPYISSVYMVKGKVLRSELDEGDLFHGGKLDADMAFCHNVRNRGVFMYLTNRHQFGHILSLENYQTTHLHNDLWQIFSNPEDWREKYIHENYTAALKGKLVEMDSRIQGGYENVPTIDIHMNQIGFEREWYKFLLEYIAPITEKLYPGYYTKTQFELAFVVRYKPDEQPSLMPHHDASTFTINIALNRVGIDYEGGGCRFLRYNCSIRAPRKGWTLMHPGRLTHYHEGLPTTKGTRYIAVSFIDP, encoded by the exons ATAACCTGCTGGTTCTGACTGTTGCCACCAAGCAGACCGAGGGATATCGACGCTTTAGAAGATCAGCCCAGTTCTTCAACTACAAAATCCAG GTGCTTGGGCTGGATGAGGAGTGGAAGGGTGGAGATGACAAGAAGCCAGCAGGAGGTGGGCAAAAGGTCCGTCTCTTGAAATCAGCTTTGAAGCAGCATGGAGATAAGGAAGACTTGATCATCCTTTTCACAGAAAG CTATGATGTACTGTTTGCATCGGGCCCCACGGAACTGCTGAAGAAGTTCAAACAGGCCAAGAGCAAGGTGGTCTTCTCAGCAGAGAACTACATCTACCCTGACAGAAAGTTGGAAGCCAAGTACCCTCCAGTGCGAGATGGAAAACGCTTCCTGGGTTCTGGAG GCTTCATAGGTTATGCTCCAAACCTGAAAAAGCTTGTAGAGGAGTGGAAAGGAAAGGACGATGACAGCGACCAGCTCTTCTACACGAAGATCTTTTTGGATCCGGAAAAAAGA GAGAATATCAACATCAGTCTAGATCATAGAAGTCGGATCTTCCAAAACCTAAATGGAGCATTAG ATGAGGTGGTTCTGAAGTTTGAAAACGCACGAGTGAGAGCAAGAAACTTGTTATATGACACTCTACCTGTAATAATTCATGGAAATGGACCCACCAAG ctgcagctgaactACTTGGGAAACTACATTCCTCAAATATGGACATTTGAGACTGGCTGTACCGTGTGTGACGAAGGTCTGCGCAGCCTCACAGGTATTAAG GATGAAGCTCTGCCAATGATTCTGATTGGCATTTTCATCGAGCAGCCCACCCCGTTTCTCTCCCAGTTTTTCTTGCGGCTTCTTAATCTCCGTTACCCAAAGCAACGAATTCAAGTCTTCATTCACAACCAC GAGCAACATCACTCAATGCAAGTGGACTCTTTTGTTAAGGAGCACAGCAAAGAGTATCTTGCTATGAAAGTGATTGGACCAGATGATGAGGTGGAGAATGCTGAGGCACGTAACTTGGGCAT GGATTTGTGCAGGAAGGATCCTGACTGCGACTATTATTTTAGCCTGGATGCTGAAGTAGTTCTGAAGAACACAGAGACACTAAGGATTCTTATTGAACAGAACAA GTCAGTGATTGCCCCCCTGGTGAGTCGGCATGAGAAGCTGTGGTCCAACTTCTGGGGAGCACTGAGCCCTGATGGGTATTACGCCCGCTCAGAAGATTACGTGGATGTTGTCCAAAGGAGGAGGGT CGGGCTCTGGAATGTTCCCTACATCAGCAGCGTGTACATGGTGAAAGGTAAAGTCCTGCGATCAGAGCTTGACGAGGGAGATCTCTTCCACGGTGGCAAGCTGGATGCTGACATGGCTTTCTGCCACAACGTGCGGAATCGG ggAGTTTTCATGTACTTGACAAATCGGCATCAGTTTGGACACATACTGTCTTTGGAGAATTACCAAACAACTCACCTCCACAATGACCTCTGGCAAATATTCAGCAACCCTGAG GACTGGAGAGAAAAGTACATCCATGAAAActacacagcagctctgaagggGAAATTGGTAGAAATG GACAGTAGAATACAAGGAGGATATGAGAACGTCCCAACTATTGACATCCACATGAACCAAATCGGCTTTGAAAGAGAATGGTATAAGTTTCTTCTGGAATATATTGCACCCATCACAGAGAAACTGTACCCAGGATACTATACCAAG aCTCAGTTTGAACTAGCCTTTGTGGTCCGCTACAAACCCGACGAGCAGCCTTCTCTAATGCCCCATCACGATGCTTCCACCTTTACCATTAACATTGCTCTGAACAGGGTTGGAATAGACTATGAG GGAGGAGGCTGCCGGTTTTTGCGCTACAACTGTTCGATTCGAGCTCCACGGAAAGGGTGGACTCTCATGCATCCAGGACGACTCACCCACTACCATGAAGGTCTTCCAACCACCAAAGGAACCCGTTATATCGCAGTGTCTTTTATTGACCCCTAG
- the PLOD1 gene encoding procollagen-lysine,2-oxoglutarate 5-dioxygenase 1 isoform X1 codes for MVPPAVLLPWVLLPLLGVQGGSGSKQEDNLLVLTVATKQTEGYRRFRRSAQFFNYKIQVLGLDEEWKGGDDKKPAGGGQKVRLLKSALKQHGDKEDLIILFTESYDVLFASGPTELLKKFKQAKSKVVFSAENYIYPDRKLEAKYPPVRDGKRFLGSGGFIGYAPNLKKLVEEWKGKDDDSDQLFYTKIFLDPEKRENINISLDHRSRIFQNLNGALDEVVLKFENARVRARNLLYDTLPVIIHGNGPTKLQLNYLGNYIPQIWTFETGCTVCDEGLRSLTGIKDEALPMILIGIFIEQPTPFLSQFFLRLLNLRYPKQRIQVFIHNHEQHHSMQVDSFVKEHSKEYLAMKVIGPDDEVENAEARNLGMDLCRKDPDCDYYFSLDAEVVLKNTETLRILIEQNKSVIAPLVSRHEKLWSNFWGALSPDGYYARSEDYVDVVQRRRVGLWNVPYISSVYMVKGKVLRSELDEGDLFHGGKLDADMAFCHNVRNRGVFMYLTNRHQFGHILSLENYQTTHLHNDLWQIFSNPEDWREKYIHENYTAALKGKLVEMPCPDVYWFPIFTDTACDELVEEMEHYGKWSTGDNTDSRIQGGYENVPTIDIHMNQIGFEREWYKFLLEYIAPITEKLYPGYYTKTQFELAFVVRYKPDEQPSLMPHHDASTFTINIALNRVGIDYEGGGCRFLRYNCSIRAPRKGWTLMHPGRLTHYHEGLPTTKGTRYIAVSFIDP; via the exons ATAACCTGCTGGTTCTGACTGTTGCCACCAAGCAGACCGAGGGATATCGACGCTTTAGAAGATCAGCCCAGTTCTTCAACTACAAAATCCAG GTGCTTGGGCTGGATGAGGAGTGGAAGGGTGGAGATGACAAGAAGCCAGCAGGAGGTGGGCAAAAGGTCCGTCTCTTGAAATCAGCTTTGAAGCAGCATGGAGATAAGGAAGACTTGATCATCCTTTTCACAGAAAG CTATGATGTACTGTTTGCATCGGGCCCCACGGAACTGCTGAAGAAGTTCAAACAGGCCAAGAGCAAGGTGGTCTTCTCAGCAGAGAACTACATCTACCCTGACAGAAAGTTGGAAGCCAAGTACCCTCCAGTGCGAGATGGAAAACGCTTCCTGGGTTCTGGAG GCTTCATAGGTTATGCTCCAAACCTGAAAAAGCTTGTAGAGGAGTGGAAAGGAAAGGACGATGACAGCGACCAGCTCTTCTACACGAAGATCTTTTTGGATCCGGAAAAAAGA GAGAATATCAACATCAGTCTAGATCATAGAAGTCGGATCTTCCAAAACCTAAATGGAGCATTAG ATGAGGTGGTTCTGAAGTTTGAAAACGCACGAGTGAGAGCAAGAAACTTGTTATATGACACTCTACCTGTAATAATTCATGGAAATGGACCCACCAAG ctgcagctgaactACTTGGGAAACTACATTCCTCAAATATGGACATTTGAGACTGGCTGTACCGTGTGTGACGAAGGTCTGCGCAGCCTCACAGGTATTAAG GATGAAGCTCTGCCAATGATTCTGATTGGCATTTTCATCGAGCAGCCCACCCCGTTTCTCTCCCAGTTTTTCTTGCGGCTTCTTAATCTCCGTTACCCAAAGCAACGAATTCAAGTCTTCATTCACAACCAC GAGCAACATCACTCAATGCAAGTGGACTCTTTTGTTAAGGAGCACAGCAAAGAGTATCTTGCTATGAAAGTGATTGGACCAGATGATGAGGTGGAGAATGCTGAGGCACGTAACTTGGGCAT GGATTTGTGCAGGAAGGATCCTGACTGCGACTATTATTTTAGCCTGGATGCTGAAGTAGTTCTGAAGAACACAGAGACACTAAGGATTCTTATTGAACAGAACAA GTCAGTGATTGCCCCCCTGGTGAGTCGGCATGAGAAGCTGTGGTCCAACTTCTGGGGAGCACTGAGCCCTGATGGGTATTACGCCCGCTCAGAAGATTACGTGGATGTTGTCCAAAGGAGGAGGGT CGGGCTCTGGAATGTTCCCTACATCAGCAGCGTGTACATGGTGAAAGGTAAAGTCCTGCGATCAGAGCTTGACGAGGGAGATCTCTTCCACGGTGGCAAGCTGGATGCTGACATGGCTTTCTGCCACAACGTGCGGAATCGG ggAGTTTTCATGTACTTGACAAATCGGCATCAGTTTGGACACATACTGTCTTTGGAGAATTACCAAACAACTCACCTCCACAATGACCTCTGGCAAATATTCAGCAACCCTGAG GACTGGAGAGAAAAGTACATCCATGAAAActacacagcagctctgaagggGAAATTGGTAGAAATG ccctgcccagaTGTGTACTGGTTCCCCATATTCACTGACACTGCGTGTGATGAGCTGGTGGAAGAAATGGAGCATTATGGCAAGTGGTCCACAGGTGACAATACG GACAGTAGAATACAAGGAGGATATGAGAACGTCCCAACTATTGACATCCACATGAACCAAATCGGCTTTGAAAGAGAATGGTATAAGTTTCTTCTGGAATATATTGCACCCATCACAGAGAAACTGTACCCAGGATACTATACCAAG aCTCAGTTTGAACTAGCCTTTGTGGTCCGCTACAAACCCGACGAGCAGCCTTCTCTAATGCCCCATCACGATGCTTCCACCTTTACCATTAACATTGCTCTGAACAGGGTTGGAATAGACTATGAG GGAGGAGGCTGCCGGTTTTTGCGCTACAACTGTTCGATTCGAGCTCCACGGAAAGGGTGGACTCTCATGCATCCAGGACGACTCACCCACTACCATGAAGGTCTTCCAACCACCAAAGGAACCCGTTATATCGCAGTGTCTTTTATTGACCCCTAG